AGTTATACTGACAAAACCAGGTTGTATCGCCAGCAACCCATCGCCCGCTTGCTAGCTACCAAGTAAAGTAATACATCAAGGCTGCCAAATCCATTAGCATTAAAGCTAAACTAACGATTGGTAGTACCGGTGGTGAATTGCTCGCAATCGTTTCTGCGGTCCTCAGGCACCCCCTGTCAACATTGGCACGACATCGGCATCTATGGTCCGCAAATTGGGTAGGTGCGTAGACAAAATTGCAAAGGTAAAATTTTTCTTAACGAAATCGGTACGTTGTTCCTTCTTGTTGGAGTTGCTTCCGGATCTATCCGTATGTCGTTTTCTATCTTTCGTTTTCAGATGAGCTTTCTATGGCTAGGTTAGGTCAGGCCTCTTTTCGCAGTATTCTTCTAGGGGTCATTTTATTGCTGAGCATACCGACTTTGCTCGTGGGATTGAGCGTCACCCACCGCAAAGCTCGTTCTAGTTTGCTAGAGACAGCTCGCCAAAATCTTAAGGAAAGTGCGGTTCGTAAAGGAGACAGCGTACAGCGATCTTTTGGTTTCCTCAAAGAAAACTTGCTGCTTGCCAGTTCCCGGATTGGCAGCCAAGAGAATTCTCCAGAAGAACTGAAAAACTTCCTGCAAGAGCTACAAAAGGCTGCCCCTAAAAATATTCGCTGCCTGCAAGCCATCGATATTGCCAGCCAAACCCCCCTAGCCAGTACTTGCCAAAATTTAGACCTAGAAACCTCTGCACTCTTTCCTAGCCAAATCTGGCCCCAAAAACCGCCAAACACAGAACTAGATGCCTCTACCATTCGTACCAGCCTCGTTCCCCTACCCATACCGAAAAACCACACTACCTCATCCCAAGAAACCAACCAAGAAATGGGGGTAGTCCTCAACGCTCCTGTCTACGTTGTTCCCGAACCCGGCGCATCTTCCAACCAACAATTGCAGTATATTCTACGTGCTGTTATTCCCCTCAGACCCAACGAACCTTCTCAAGAAGAACCTGGCTCGCTAACGGGATATACGGTTCTCATTAACGAAGATGGCACCATTTTAGAGCATCCCAACGATCCCTCGCGAGTAGGCAAAAATATTGCCCAGCAAGCAGATTCCGAGCGATTGCGAAGTATTGTCAATGGTGCTTTATCGGGCAGGGAACATTTTGTTCATTTGTATCAATTTGACCGCAATAATAAAGAACTCATTGCTGGCTACACAGCCATTGAAAGCCCGGTCAATCCCGAAAAAAAGTGGGTAGTTTTGGCGGTGACGCGCTTGGATTTTGCGCTTTCTGGTTTGAACGAACTGCGTCAGGTTTATGGGGTGTTGCTGTTGGGGCTGCTGGCTGCCAATTTCTTAGTAACTTTGTATTTGGCACCGCGATTGCTCGCTCGTCCGCTGGAACGGCTTGGAGAATATGCTCTTAACGTGCAGTGCCATACTACCACCGAGCCAGTTCCCAACAATTTTCGGGTGCGGGAATTCAACCAATTGGCAGAAGCACTCAATACCATGGTTGACCGGCTCAAAACTTGGGCTGAGGAGTTGAATGCTGCTTGGCACGAAGCTAAGGTAGCCAATCGCTTGAAAAACGAGTTTTTGGCTAATATTTCCCACGAACTGAGAACGCCGCTCAATGCAATTATCGGTTCGATTCGTTTGATTCGCGATGGATTTTGTGACGATCGCGAGGAGGAAATGGGCTTTTTAATAGAAGCAGACGAAGCGGCGATTCACTTGTTGGATTTAATTAGCGATTTGCTGGATTTGGCGAAAATTGAAGCAGGAAAGCTTTCTATTCATTTGCAATCGGTTAATTTACAAGAGGTTTTAGACGAAGCTGTAGAATCTCAAAAAAACCATATTCAAGAAAAGGGATTGCAACTATACGAGCAAAAATCTTCCCAGAAACTTCAGGTCAAAGCCGATCCTTCGCGATTGCAGCAAATATTTTTTAATATTATCAATAATGCGATTAAATTTACTGAAAAGGGTAGTATTACGATTTCTACGGAAGTGAAGAAGTTGGGAAGCGAGACAAATAGTAAATTTCAAGTTTTGGTTACCATTCAAGATACTGGGATTGGTATTGACCCCAACTTGCAAAGCCAGCTCTTTCAACCTTTTGTGATGGTCGATGGTTCGACTACGCGCAGCCACGGCGGTACGGGATTGGGACTGGCGATTTCACGCAATTTGGTGGAGCTGATGGGGGGCAGAATTGTTTTGGAAAGTCCGGGGAAAAATCAAGGAACGACGGTGACGATTGGGTTGCCTTTGCTAGTTAACAATGGTTACAACGCCACCGGCGATCGCGCCCAAGCTTCCCCGGAGGAAACCAGGAAAACATCCCAAACGCAAAATTAGACGCTGGTGAAGGGTTAAGCGTTACCGCTTAGGTGAACGACCAGCTGGCGCGTTTGCGATCGCTGTCTG
This portion of the Geitlerinema sp. PCC 9228 genome encodes:
- a CDS encoding ATP-binding protein, giving the protein MARLGQASFRSILLGVILLLSIPTLLVGLSVTHRKARSSLLETARQNLKESAVRKGDSVQRSFGFLKENLLLASSRIGSQENSPEELKNFLQELQKAAPKNIRCLQAIDIASQTPLASTCQNLDLETSALFPSQIWPQKPPNTELDASTIRTSLVPLPIPKNHTTSSQETNQEMGVVLNAPVYVVPEPGASSNQQLQYILRAVIPLRPNEPSQEEPGSLTGYTVLINEDGTILEHPNDPSRVGKNIAQQADSERLRSIVNGALSGREHFVHLYQFDRNNKELIAGYTAIESPVNPEKKWVVLAVTRLDFALSGLNELRQVYGVLLLGLLAANFLVTLYLAPRLLARPLERLGEYALNVQCHTTTEPVPNNFRVREFNQLAEALNTMVDRLKTWAEELNAAWHEAKVANRLKNEFLANISHELRTPLNAIIGSIRLIRDGFCDDREEEMGFLIEADEAAIHLLDLISDLLDLAKIEAGKLSIHLQSVNLQEVLDEAVESQKNHIQEKGLQLYEQKSSQKLQVKADPSRLQQIFFNIINNAIKFTEKGSITISTEVKKLGSETNSKFQVLVTIQDTGIGIDPNLQSQLFQPFVMVDGSTTRSHGGTGLGLAISRNLVELMGGRIVLESPGKNQGTTVTIGLPLLVNNGYNATGDRAQASPEETRKTSQTQN